One segment of Vicia villosa cultivar HV-30 ecotype Madison, WI unplaced genomic scaffold, Vvil1.0 ctg.001771F_1_1, whole genome shotgun sequence DNA contains the following:
- the LOC131636539 gene encoding ABC transporter B family member 1-like, protein MSQGSEQWKWSEMQGIEMLSSSPSTTSTPALELEREESKEQMELEGESSLPNNKSCDFSNGNEKIKDVPSVGFGELFRFADGLDYILMTVGTLGAIVHGCSLPLFLRFFADLVNSFGSNANDLDKMTQEVVKYAFYFLVVGAAIWASSWAEISCWMWTGERQSTRMRIKYLEAALDQDIQFFDTEVRTSDVVFAINTDAVMVQDAISEKLGNFVHYMATFVSGFAVGFSAVWQLAFVTLAVVPMIAVIGGIHTTTLAKLSGKSQEALSQAGNIVEQTVVQIRVVLAYVGETKALQGYSSTLSVAQKIGYRTGLAKGIGLGATYFVVFCCYALLLWYGGYLVRHHYTNGGLAIATMFAVMIGGLALGQSAPSMAAFTKARVAAAKIFRVIDHKPCIDKNSGSGLELETVTGLVELKNVDFSYPSRPEVQILHNFSLNVPSGKTIALVGSSGSGKSTVVSLIERFYDPSSGEVLLDGHDVKTLKLKWLRQQIGLVSQEPALFATTIKENILLGRPDADQVEIEEAARVANAHSFIFKLPQGYETQVGERGLQLSGGQKQRIAIARAMLKNPAILLLDEATSALDSESEKLVQEALDRFMIGRTTLVIAHRLSTIRKADLVAVLQQGSVSEIGTHDELFAKGENGVYAKLIRMQETANESSTSNARKSSARPSSARNSVSSPIITRNSSYGGRSPYSRRFSDFSTSDFNLSHDASYPNYKLEKLAFKEQASSFWRLAKMNSPEWLYALIGSIGSIVCGSLSAFFAYVLSAVLSVYYNPDHKHMIREIEKYCYLLIGLSSAALLFNTLQHFFWDIVGENLTKRVREKMLSVVLKNEMAWFDREENESARIAARLALDANNVRSAIGDRISVIVQNTALMLVACTAGFVLQWRLALVLVAVFPVVVAATVLQKMFMSGFSGDLEAAHAKATQLAGEAIANVRTVAAFNSEKKIVGLFASNLETPLRRCFWKGQISGIGYGIAQFALYASYALGLWYASWLVKHGISDFSKTIRVFMVLMVSANGAAETLTLAPDFIKGGRAMRSVFDLLDRRTEIEPDDPDAAHVPDSLRGEVELKHVDFSYPSRPDMPVFRDLSLRAKAGKTLALVGPSGCGKSSVIALIQRFYDPTSGRVTIDGKDIRKYNLKSLRKHIAVVPQEPCLFATTIYENIAYGHDSASEAEIIEAATLANAHKFISSLPNGYKTNVGERGVQLSGGQKQRIAIARAFIRKAELMLLDEATSALDAESERSVQEALDRACSGKTTIIVAHRLSTIRNANLIAVIDDGKVEEQGSHSHLLKNHPDGIYARMIQLQRLMNNQVVGTASSSGCSARTKDDESEC, encoded by the exons ATGTCACAAGGTTCTGAGCAATGGAAATGGTCTGAAATGCAAGGCATTGAgatgctttcatcttctccttcaacaacttcaacaccAGCATTGGAGTTGGAAAGAGAAGAATCCAAGGAACAAATGGAACTGGAAGGGGAAAGTTCATTGCCCAACAACAAAAGCTGTGATTTTTCTAATGGAAATGAGAAGATTAAGGATGTTCCATCTGTTGGGTTTGGTGAGCTTTTCAGATTTGCTGATGGGTTGGATTATATTCTCATGACAGTTGGAACTCTTGGAGCTATTGTACATGGTTGTTCATTGCCACTTTTTCTTCGGTTCTTTGCTGATCTTGTTAACTCTTTTGGTTCTAATGCTAATGATTTGGACAAGATGACCCAAGAAGTTGTTAAG TATGCGTTTTACTTTCTGGTTGTTGGTGCTGCTATTTGGGCATCTTCATGGGCAG AGATTTCTTGTTGGATGTGGACTGGTGAGAGACAATCAACAAGGATGAGAATTAAGTATCTTGAAGCTGCTTTGGATCAAGATATTCAATTCTTTGACACTGAAGTTCGAACTTCCGATGTTGTTTTTGCGATCAACACTGATGCTGTTATGGTACAAGATGCCATAAGTGAGAAG TTAGGTAATTTTGTTCACTACATGGCTACATTTGTTTCTGGATTTGCGGTTGGTTTTAGTGCTGTTTGGCAATTAGCATTTGTTACACTTGCTGTTGTGCCTATGATAGCTGTAATAGGAGGCATTCATACTACCACTTTGGCTAAGTTATCTGGTAAAAGCCAAGAAGCTCTTTCTCAAGCTGGCAACATTGTGGAACAG ACTGTTGTTCAAATTAGAGTGGTGTTAGCATATGTTGGAGAGACAAAAGCACTACAAGGCTATTCATCTACTCTAAGCGTTGCTCAAAAGATTGGATACCGGACTGGACTTGCAAAGGGAATCGGATTAGGTGCTACTTACTTTGTTGTTTTCTGCTGCTATGCACTTTTGTTATGGTATGGAGGCTATTTGGTCAGGCATCACTACACTAATGGAGGACTTGCAATTGCTACCATGTTTGCTGTCATGATCGGTGGATT GGCTTTAGGCCAGTCTGCACCAAGCATGGCTGCCTTTACGAAGGCCAGAGTTGCTGCTGCGAAAATTTTCCGTGTGATAGATCACAAACCTTGTATAGACAAAAATAGTGGATCAGGATTGGAGTTAGAGACTGTGACAGGACTAGTGGAGCTTAAAAATGTTGACTTTTCATATCCATCAAGACCTGAAGTTCAAATCCTTCACAATTTCTCCTTGAATGTTCCTTCTGGCAAGACCATAGCATTGGTTGGAAGTAGCGGCTCTGGAAAAAGCACAGTTGTGTCCCTCATTGAGAGATTCTATGACCCTTCTTCTG GAGAAGTTCTGTTAGATGGACATGATGTTAAGACATTGAAGCTTAAATGGTTGAGACAACAGATAGGACTTGTGAGCCAAGAACCGGCTTTATTCGCCACcacaattaaagaaaatatacTGTTGGGTAGACCCGATGCAGATCAGGTCGAGATCGAAGAAGCTGCAAGAGTAGCTAATGCTCATTCATTCATCTTCAAACTTCCTCAAGGTTATGAAACACAGGTAGGGGAGAGAGGGTTGCAACTATCAGGGGGACAAAAGCAGCGAATAGCGATTGCAAGGGCAATGCTGAAAAACCCGGCAATTCTTCTCCTAGATGAGGCAACGAGTGCATTGGACTCCGAGTCAGAAAAGCTGGTTCAAGAAGCTCTTGATAGGTTCATGATTGGTAGAACAACTCTTGTGATTGCACATCGACTATCTACTATTCGCAAAGCTGACCTTGTCGCTGTACTTCAGCAAGGAAGTGTTTCTGAAATCGGAACTCACGACGAGCTCTTTGCTAAAGGGGAAAATGGAGTTTATGCCAAACTTATCAGAATGCAGGAGACAGCAAATGAAAGTTCAACGAGCAATGCCAGAAAAAGTAGTGCAAG GCCTTCTAGTGCTAGGAATTCTGTAAGCTCACCGATAATTACTCGGAATTCTTCTTATGGCGGCCGATCACCATACTCGAGGAGGTTTTCTGATTTCTCCACATCTGATTTTAATCTCTCCCATGATGCATCGTATCCAAATTACAAGCTTGAGAAGCTTGCCTTCAAAGAGCAAGCGAGTTCCTTCTGGCGACTTGCGAAAATGAACTCTCCCGAATGGCTATATGCATTGATTGGTTCTATAGGCTCTATTGTTTGTGGATCCCTTAGTGCATTCTTTGCTTATGTTCTCAGTGCAGTCCTCAGTGTCTATTACAATCCAGACCATAAGCACATGATTAGAGAAATTGAAAAATACTGTTACTTGCTGATTGGACTTTCGTCGGCAGCACTTTTATTCAATACATTGCAGCACTTCTTCTGGGATATTGTCGGTGAAAATCTTACTAAACGGGTGAGGGAGAAAATGTTGAGTGTGGTACTTAAAAATGAAATGGCGTGGTTTGATCGAGAGGAAAATGAGAGTGCTAGGATTGCAGCAAGGCTAGCTCTTGATGCCAACAATGTTAGATCTGCTATTGGAGATCGGATTTCGGTAATCGTGCAGAACACTGCACTTATGCTTGTTGCTTGTACTGCAGGGTTTGTATTGCAGTGGCGGCTTGCCCTCGTTCTCGTTGCCGTCTTCCCGGTTGTTGTTGCAGCCACTGTCTTACAG AAAATGTTCATGTCTGGTTTCTCTGGAGACTTGGAAGCTGCTCATGCCAAGGCCACACAATTAGCTGGTGAGGCTATTGCGAATGTAAGGACCGTTGCTGCCTTTAATTCGGAAAAGAAAATTGTTGGCCTTTTCGCTTCGAACCTTGAAACTCCATTACGGCGTTGCTTTTGGAAGGGACAGATTTCTGGAATTGGTTATGGGATAGCTCAGTTTGCACTCTATGCTTCCTATGCTCTTGGTCTTTGGTATGCTTCATGGCTTGTGAAGCACGGAATCTCCGATTTCTCTAAAACAATCCGAGTATTTATGGTCCTCATGGTCTCTGCTAATGGAGCTGCCGAAACTTTAACTTTGGCTCCTGACTTCATCAAGGGAGGTCGGGCTATGAGGTCGGTTTTCGATCTCCTTGACCGTAGAACTGAAATTGAGCCAGATGATCCAGATGCCGCCCACGTTCCCGACTCTCTTCGCGGTGAAGTAGAACTCAAGCATGTTGACTTCTCTTATCCCAGCCGACCAGATATGCCGGTTTTCCGCGACCTTAGTCTTCGTGCAAAGGCAGGTAAAACTCTTGCCCTTGTAGGCCCTAGTGGATGTGGTAAGAGCTCGGTTATTGCACTTATACAAAGATTCTACGATCCAACGTCCGGCCGAGTCACGATCGATGGAAAGGACATACGAAAATACAATCTCAAGTCCCTTAGAAAACACATCGCAGTGGTTCCCCAAGAGCCATGCTTATTCGCTACTACTATCTACGAAAACATTGCTTATGGACACGACTCAGCTTCTGAAGCCGAGATTATCGAAGCCGCGACTCTCGCCAATGCTCACAAGTTCATATCTTCTCTCCCCAATGGATACAAAACAAATGTCGGCGAACGAGGAGTTCAACTCTCCGGTGGACAAAAGCAAAGAATAGCAATTGCTCGAGCTTTTATACGGAAAGCAGAACTCATGCTTCTCGATGAAGCAACAAGTGCACTTGATGCTGAATCTGAACGGTCTGTTCAAGAGGCCCTCGACCGCGCCTGCTCAGGAAAAACTACTATCATTGTTGCACACAGGCTATCAACTATTAGGAATGCCAATCTCATTGCAGTGATTGATGATGGGAAAGTTGAGGAACAAGGCTCACATTCACATTTGTTGAAGAATCACCCGGATGGGATCTACGCGCGCATGATTCAACTGCAAAGGTTGATGAATAACCAAGTCGTTGGGACCGCGTCGAGTTCAGGTTGTTCAGCAAGAACAAAAGATGATGAATCTGAATGCTAG